A single window of Labrus mixtus chromosome 23, fLabMix1.1, whole genome shotgun sequence DNA harbors:
- the hmx1 gene encoding homeobox protein HMX1, producing the protein MLDDKAPRSRLGPPSRGSSFYIENLLGTTFRRDSAEARGENPSLRVSHTPVRCPAVETEGVAEDRDGTSPNTRSPRNEHSDSAAPTSDRDSPPPAGRAEEHEEPEEEEEEKGDESLTDDREEEDARSSCFSREDSCETGDIKVARKKKTRTVFSRSQVFQLESTFDMKRYLSSSERAGLAATLQLTETQVKIWFQNRRNKWKRQIAADMEASSAITAASIPYAAQRVVRVPVLYRENVAAPLTPPMVGFSSSISYPLTSPFTHPLSFITPQMSGLVGL; encoded by the exons ATGCTAGACGATAAAGCGCCGAGATCACGGCTGGGTCCTCCATCGAGAGGCTCGTCTTTTTACATCGAGAACCTGCTGGGGACTACATTCAGAAGGGATTCGGCGGAGGCGCGGGGGGAGAACCCGAGCCTCAGAGTTTCACACACTCCGGTGAGGTGTCCGGCAGTGGAAACTGAAGGTGTAGCAGAGGACAGGGACGGGACATCACCGAACACAAGAA GTCCACGGAATGAGCACTCAGACAGCGCAGCACCCACGAGCGACCGGGACTCCCCTCCTCCAGCAGGGCGCGCGGAGGAGCACGAGgagccggaggaggaggaggaggagaagggagacGAGAGTCTGACGGatgacagggaggaggaggacgcgcgctcctcctgcttctcacGAGAGGacagctgtgagacag GTGACATCAAAGTGGCCCGAAAGAAGAAAACCCGCACCGTGTTCAGCCGCAGTCAGGTCTTCCAGCTGGAGTCCACCTTCGACATGAAGCGCTACCTGAGCAGCTCGGAGCGGGCCGGTCTGGCCGCCACGCTGCAGCTCACCGAGACGCAGGTGAAGATCTGGTTCCAGAACCGCAGGAACAAGTGGAAGCGGCAGATCGCGGCGGACATGGAGGCCAGCAGCGCCATCACGGCCGCTTCCATCCCCTACGCCGCCCAGAGGGTGGTCAGAGTTCCCGTGCTGTATCGCGAGAACGTCGCCGCCCCCCTGACGCCGCCCATGGTCGGCTTCTCCAGTTCCATCAGCTACCCATTGACTTCCCCCTTTACCCACCCGCTGTCGTTCATAACGCCACAGATGAGCGGACTAGTGGgactttaa
- the LOC132958589 gene encoding homeobox protein HMX1-like, whose product MPGNMSKEDAPSRSASLTFTIDNILNLKQRDGGGGGGGGGGGSERRDGGCKSEFQARGEEVWDVRRRSGGAEETAQKKPRLGEKTPLTDGVSPGTQRAHTAEDASEQQQQQQQEEKEHQQQQQEQQASPDTKTSVKKKTRTIFSKRQIFQLEATFDMKRYLSSSERACLASSLQLTETQVKIWFQNRRNKLKRQLSTDMEAPLAAEQLSEAAKNVQLPTFYKDSSSVLGGCLLPMPFPVMYPAANSAPYIYFSNTGKYFGLFDAD is encoded by the exons ATGCCGGGGAACATGAGCAAAGAGGATGCCCCGAGCCGGAGCGCTTCTTTGACTTTCACTATCGACAACATCCTCAACCTGAAGCAGcgggacggaggaggaggaggcggaggaggagggggaggctcGGAGCGGAGGGACGGGGGATGTAAGAGTGAGTTTCAGGCGCGGGGCGAGGAGGTGTGGGACGTCCGGAGGAGATCAGGCGGAGCTGAGGAGACAG CGCAAAAGAAGCCCAGACTCGGTGAAAAGACACCGCTGACTGATGGCGTCAGTCCCGGGACGCAGAGGGCGCACACCGCGGAAGACGCATccgaacagcagcagcagcagcagcaggaggagaaggagcaccagcagcagcagcaggagcagcaggccAGCCCGGACACTAAAAcctcagtgaagaagaaaacGCGCACCATCTTCTCCAAGCGGCAGATCTTCCAGCTGGAGGCCACGTTCGACATGAAGCGCTACCTGAGCAGCTCGGAGAGAGCGTGCCTCGCCAGCTCCCTGCAGCTCACCGAGACCCAGGTGAAGATCTGGTTCCAGAACCGCAGGAACAAGCTGAAGAGGCAGCTGTCCACGGACATGGAGGCCCCGCTGGCCGCAGAGCAGCTGTCGGAGGCTGCAAAAAACGTGCAATTACCGACTTTTTACAAAGACAGCAGCAGCGTGCTGGGCGGATGTTTGTTACCGATGCCTTTCCCCGTGATGTACCCGGCTGCTAACAGCGCGCCTTACATCTACTTCTCCAACACTGGCAAATACTTCGGCCTGTTTGACGCAGACTGA